From Bacillus oleivorans, a single genomic window includes:
- a CDS encoding DUF2935 domain-containing protein has product MVNPIVERSLDEIKFWSRIMKEHALFLSLGFTFEQQQLIDEAQQFITIFERIEERLSRFSINTDLRQIQAFNYEVYQAAAAIWAYKRKVLGLILRCEIRTNNFPLLVDHISREAAYFANRLRELNEGVLAPRPEAIIEENVFFLRIMADHAKFIGHLLDPSERKLVEQAREFSHDFDQLLFQAVDLDSMRPQSETGPLLSQFLNQNKVSVASLRDFKKTARELIEACRIKSNIHPLLADHTFREAERFLEIIDLFEASLMNNNLNTSIQINH; this is encoded by the coding sequence ATAGTCAATCCAATTGTTGAAAGGTCATTAGATGAAATAAAATTTTGGTCTAGGATTATGAAAGAACATGCTTTATTTTTAAGCTTAGGATTTACATTTGAACAGCAACAGTTGATCGATGAAGCACAGCAGTTTATCACTATTTTTGAAAGAATTGAGGAAAGGTTGTCTAGGTTTTCAATCAACACCGATTTACGGCAAATACAAGCTTTTAATTACGAAGTTTATCAGGCAGCTGCTGCTATATGGGCTTACAAGAGAAAAGTATTAGGATTAATTTTACGTTGTGAAATTCGGACAAATAATTTCCCTTTATTGGTTGACCATATTAGCAGAGAAGCGGCTTACTTTGCTAATCGATTAAGGGAACTCAATGAAGGGGTGCTAGCTCCCCGACCAGAAGCTATTATTGAAGAAAATGTTTTCTTTCTAAGAATCATGGCAGATCATGCTAAATTTATCGGCCATCTTTTAGATCCTTCGGAAAGAAAGTTAGTTGAACAGGCTAGAGAGTTTAGTCATGATTTTGACCAATTGCTATTCCAGGCAGTTGATTTGGATTCTATGCGACCACAATCAGAAACCGGACCATTACTAAGTCAATTCTTAAATCAAAATAAGGTGTCGGTAGCTTCCTTAAGAGATTTTAAGAAAACAGCAAGAGAGTTAATTGAAGCATGTCGTATTAAGAGTAATATTCATCCCCTCCTAGCCGACCATACATTTAGAGAAGCAGAAAGATTTCTAGAAATTATAGATTTATTTGAAGCTAGTCTGATGAATAACAATCTTAATACAAGTATTCAAATCAACCATTGA
- a CDS encoding TetR/AcrR family transcriptional regulator, translated as MAKPNVISKSDLIKSAKECLVDKGIEKFTLRAVAEMAGVTQGTVYYHFKTKEQLLLDIVDDVCQSSWYEISQSSNESIIKQAFESAKQRCSHDSFFHKLFFTLVTSSFTNEKIREQLGAILFNENRALFENLSKVWPKSPIEGVSIETWGVLLNAMVDGIAIQALLQNDFPAEKIFTEFEQLFKGLNQLLIGGKE; from the coding sequence ATGGCTAAACCAAATGTTATAAGTAAATCGGATTTAATCAAAAGTGCAAAGGAGTGTTTGGTGGATAAGGGTATAGAAAAATTTACTTTAAGAGCTGTTGCTGAAATGGCTGGAGTTACACAAGGAACCGTCTATTACCATTTTAAAACCAAGGAGCAGCTGCTCTTAGATATTGTTGATGATGTTTGTCAAAGCTCATGGTATGAAATTTCACAAAGCAGTAATGAATCGATCATAAAGCAAGCATTTGAATCAGCTAAGCAACGCTGTTCTCATGACTCATTTTTTCATAAATTGTTCTTTACTTTAGTTACTTCTAGTTTTACGAATGAAAAAATCAGAGAGCAGCTTGGAGCTATTCTTTTCAATGAAAATAGAGCTTTATTTGAAAATTTATCTAAGGTGTGGCCCAAATCCCCAATAGAAGGTGTTTCCATAGAGACTTGGGGTGTGTTATTGAATGCAATGGTGGATGGAATTGCAATTCAAGCTCTCCTGCAAAATGATTTTCCTGCTGAAAAGATATTTACAGAGTTTGAACAGTTATTTAAAGGACTTAACCAATTACTTATAGGGGGAAAAGAATAA